The following are encoded together in the Saliniramus fredricksonii genome:
- a CDS encoding helix-turn-helix transcriptional regulator: MRDLKLSAISGRQTGFGGRLIIVSALQLVRECIQAEILRKYALTQILHAATVEAANAFEPAGEDILIVDASHSDAHNSLQFLSAAFPGTRIVMLMLDGVANIGIADTVKLPPSLDALLFMIGAACGLRVETREESAHPITPPAEGWARLTPREREVASGVLEGNANKVIAAELGLSDNTVKMHLTQIMRKLKVTNRTQVVLLLGGSRPEKKTRDTALQHLEVHS; encoded by the coding sequence ATGCGTGATCTGAAACTGAGTGCAATAAGCGGACGACAGACCGGGTTCGGGGGGCGCCTCATCATTGTGAGTGCGCTTCAGCTCGTGCGGGAATGCATCCAGGCCGAAATACTGCGCAAGTATGCGCTCACACAGATTTTGCATGCCGCAACGGTCGAGGCTGCCAACGCCTTCGAGCCGGCAGGTGAAGACATTCTGATCGTCGATGCCAGTCACTCGGATGCGCATAACAGCCTGCAGTTCCTGAGTGCAGCTTTCCCCGGAACCCGCATCGTCATGCTCATGCTCGACGGCGTGGCCAATATCGGCATTGCGGACACGGTGAAACTGCCACCCTCACTCGATGCCCTGCTCTTCATGATCGGAGCGGCCTGTGGCTTGCGGGTGGAGACCCGGGAAGAATCTGCGCATCCGATCACGCCGCCGGCGGAAGGTTGGGCCAGGCTCACGCCACGCGAGCGTGAGGTGGCGTCCGGTGTGCTCGAAGGCAATGCCAACAAGGTGATCGCAGCGGAACTCGGCCTGTCGGACAACACGGTGAAGATGCACCTGACGCAGATCATGCGCAAGCTGAAGGTGACCAATCGCACGCAAGTGGTTCTGCTTCTCGGCGGAAGCAGGCCTGAAAAGAAGACACGCGACACGGCACTGCAGCATCTTGAGGTGCACTCTTAG
- a CDS encoding cation:proton antiporter, with translation MTESIQSVSFLIFLIGALVATALVAKALLDRTRVPALIGFMALGFALRLADDRWSILSERADFTFEVLAELGIIVLLFRVGLESDLQGLRRQLRSASVIWIGNVALSAGLGYLVMIYLLGFAQIPSLIAAVALTATSIGVSLAMWRQHEALGTRKGQILTDVAEMDDLSGVALMVLLFAILPVLRETEGAVSANGEIFRALLGTGGAFFLNFVLFAGLCIAFARYGEERLTTAFKRFASQPELMVFVAGIAILIAGVAAWLEFSAALGALFAGLAFSRDPEAVNIDAGFSGVYHLLAPFFFIGIGLAVEVDAIGAALWIGLVLTLVAIAGKVLGAAIPSLLTTGSVGSTLIGVSLVPRAEITMIIMERGRQLGDWAVPAELFAAFVLVSVLTCLVAPIVLELLFRRWPEDVRS, from the coding sequence ATGACCGAGTCGATTCAGTCCGTCTCTTTCCTGATCTTTCTGATTGGTGCGCTCGTTGCCACGGCTCTTGTCGCGAAGGCATTGCTTGATCGAACGCGCGTCCCTGCGCTGATCGGCTTCATGGCGCTCGGCTTCGCCCTGCGCCTGGCGGATGACAGGTGGAGCATTCTGTCAGAGCGTGCTGATTTCACCTTCGAGGTTCTGGCCGAGCTCGGGATCATCGTGCTGCTGTTCCGCGTCGGGCTGGAGAGCGATCTGCAGGGGCTTCGTCGACAATTGCGCAGTGCGAGCGTGATCTGGATCGGCAACGTCGCGCTCAGCGCGGGGCTGGGCTACCTCGTGATGATCTATCTGCTTGGTTTTGCGCAGATTCCGAGCCTGATCGCCGCCGTCGCTCTGACGGCGACGAGCATCGGTGTCTCTCTGGCCATGTGGCGTCAGCACGAGGCGCTCGGGACGCGCAAGGGGCAGATCCTGACCGATGTCGCCGAGATGGATGATCTGTCAGGGGTGGCGCTGATGGTCCTGCTTTTTGCCATTCTTCCGGTGTTGCGCGAGACGGAGGGCGCTGTTTCGGCAAACGGCGAAATTTTCCGGGCATTGCTTGGTACGGGTGGTGCCTTCTTTCTGAACTTCGTCCTCTTTGCCGGCCTGTGCATCGCCTTCGCCCGCTACGGCGAGGAGCGCCTGACGACGGCGTTCAAGCGATTTGCCTCACAGCCGGAACTGATGGTCTTCGTGGCCGGAATCGCGATCCTGATTGCCGGTGTGGCCGCATGGCTCGAATTTTCCGCAGCGCTCGGCGCGCTTTTCGCCGGGCTGGCATTCAGCCGTGATCCTGAAGCCGTCAATATTGATGCCGGTTTCAGCGGTGTCTATCATCTCCTCGCGCCTTTCTTCTTCATCGGCATCGGGCTCGCCGTCGAGGTTGACGCGATCGGGGCGGCGCTCTGGATCGGCCTCGTACTGACGCTGGTCGCGATCGCGGGCAAGGTTCTCGGCGCTGCCATCCCCAGCCTGCTCACCACCGGTTCGGTCGGGTCGACCCTGATTGGCGTGAGCCTCGTGCCGCGCGCGGAAATCACCATGATCATCATGGAACGTGGGCGACAGCTCGGCGACTGGGCCGTCCCTGCAGAGTTGTTTGCCGCTTTCGTGCTGGTATCAGTGCTTACCTGCCTCGTGGCGCCGATCGTGCTTGAGCTTCTGTTTCGGCGCTGGCCCGAAGATGTGCGCTCGTGA
- a CDS encoding TOBE domain-containing protein: protein MPGAHRQGISTRSETGPEARIDSATYLGSRMEYAVRSGNTTLLVSRPIDEPRFAPGDPVGIAVDPAGITRLD, encoded by the coding sequence ATGCCTGGAGCACATCGCCAGGGAATTTCCACCAGATCCGAGACAGGACCCGAGGCCCGTATTGATAGCGCCACTTATCTGGGTAGCCGCATGGAATATGCTGTCAGGAGTGGCAACACGACACTGCTGGTCTCGCGACCGATCGACGAGCCGCGCTTCGCACCCGGTGACCCTGTCGGCATCGCCGTGGACCCTGCCGGCATTACGCGTCTCGACTGA
- a CDS encoding inositol monophosphatase family protein, giving the protein MTAAFPDDAILGEEGAPRPGTSGFTWVIDPIDGTMPVAFRPMP; this is encoded by the coding sequence ATCACTGCGGCCTTCCCCGATGACGCGATCCTCGGCGAGGAGGGCGCGCCCAGACCGGGGACGAGCGGCTTCACCTGGGTGATCGACCCGATCGACGGAACCATGCCGGTCGCGTTCCGGCCCATGCCGTGA
- a CDS encoding bifunctional metallophosphatase/5'-nucleotidase has product MPAINRRRLLQIAGATMAVASAGVFTMRSPRAGNGQQVHILHINDMHSRLEPVAASTGACGGSALEEGNCFGGAARLASAIRKRREAIAETGVPVLTLDAGDQSQGTLFYTTFGGKAEVEMMNMIGFDAMTLGNHEFNRGPDSLAEMLATAQFPIVSGNTHVEAGHPLAELVRDHLVIERAGVRIGILGVTTPDTVFLSSPGEVVSFADPVEHLREAAARLKRMGVDNIIVLSHLGFVQDQALAASVDGISLIVGGHSHTLLSNAVADAPAYATMVASPSGRAVPIVQAYAFSRYLGDLAVEFDEDGAVIAASGDTIELTMVAYDEAGDVAARVAALAGPIDELRRTPVAELGAGIDGSRESCRAGECEMGNTVADAMVARMAAAGVTMAITNGGGLRASLEPGMVTVGDVLTVLPFQNTLYTLDVSGEAILAALEHGVNGIEEGAGRFPQVSGLRFRLDPTIPANSGRVSNVEVATPDGWTPIDPGATYTIATNNFMARGGDGYAMLESAGRNGYDTAIDIADVLAAYLAERPDFAPGLDGRIVQ; this is encoded by the coding sequence ATGCCTGCGATCAACCGTCGACGGCTACTGCAAATTGCCGGTGCGACCATGGCGGTTGCCAGTGCCGGCGTATTCACAATGCGTTCCCCGCGCGCAGGAAACGGGCAGCAGGTGCATATCCTGCATATCAACGACATGCACAGCCGGCTGGAACCTGTCGCGGCCAGCACCGGCGCCTGTGGCGGGAGCGCGCTTGAAGAGGGCAATTGTTTCGGCGGTGCCGCACGGCTTGCCAGCGCAATTCGGAAACGGCGCGAGGCGATCGCGGAGACGGGTGTGCCGGTCCTCACGCTCGACGCCGGCGACCAGAGTCAAGGGACGTTGTTCTACACCACGTTCGGCGGCAAGGCCGAAGTGGAAATGATGAACATGATCGGTTTCGACGCGATGACGCTGGGCAACCACGAGTTCAATCGCGGTCCTGATTCGCTGGCGGAAATGCTGGCCACGGCGCAATTCCCGATCGTCTCGGGCAATACGCATGTCGAAGCCGGGCACCCGCTGGCCGAACTGGTGCGCGACCATCTCGTGATCGAGCGCGCGGGCGTGCGCATCGGCATCCTCGGCGTCACGACGCCGGATACCGTATTCCTGTCCTCGCCCGGGGAAGTGGTGTCGTTTGCAGACCCGGTCGAACATTTGCGCGAAGCCGCAGCCCGGCTGAAGCGCATGGGTGTCGACAACATCATCGTTCTCTCGCATCTGGGTTTCGTGCAGGATCAGGCCCTGGCCGCGTCGGTCGACGGCATTTCCCTGATCGTCGGCGGGCACAGCCATACCCTGCTGTCGAATGCCGTGGCGGACGCACCTGCCTATGCCACGATGGTGGCCAGCCCGTCGGGCCGCGCCGTGCCGATCGTTCAGGCTTATGCCTTCTCGCGGTACCTTGGCGATCTCGCAGTCGAGTTCGACGAGGATGGTGCCGTCATCGCGGCATCCGGTGATACGATCGAATTGACGATGGTCGCCTATGACGAAGCCGGAGACGTCGCGGCCCGCGTCGCTGCACTGGCCGGGCCGATCGACGAACTGCGCCGCACGCCCGTTGCCGAACTCGGTGCGGGGATTGATGGCAGCCGAGAGAGTTGTCGCGCCGGTGAGTGCGAGATGGGCAATACGGTGGCCGATGCCATGGTTGCGCGCATGGCTGCAGCCGGCGTGACCATGGCGATCACGAATGGCGGCGGGCTTCGCGCCTCACTCGAACCTGGAATGGTTACGGTCGGCGACGTTCTGACGGTCCTCCCGTTCCAGAACACGCTCTATACCCTGGATGTCTCGGGTGAGGCGATCCTCGCGGCCCTGGAGCATGGGGTCAACGGCATCGAAGAAGGCGCCGGTCGGTTCCCGCAGGTCTCCGGGCTGCGTTTCAGGCTCGATCCCACCATCCCCGCAAATTCGGGGCGCGTTTCCAACGTGGAAGTCGCGACGCCCGACGGCTGGACCCCGATCGATCCGGGCGCGACCTACACGATCGCCACCAACAATTTCATGGCACGCGGAGGTGACGGCTACGCCATGCTCGAAAGCGCGGGGAGAAACGGCTACGACACGGCGATCGACATTGCGGATGTGTTAGCCGCGTATCTGGCTGAAAGGCCGGACTTTGCTCCCGGTCTCGACGGGCGGATCGTCCAATAG
- a CDS encoding LysR family transcriptional regulator, translated as MKPSPAARRALQAVALKGSYAAAARSVGVSQPAITQQIRELERQSGAILFERCDGRLIPTPFCSELVGLFEEIEHLEARAEQVLARRRATSSGLLRIGLGNAMPGMALIGAFQRGYPGVQIEVISHDYAGIIDAVVERRVDIGILPNLPPDQRFERETLIEQEVVAIAHPGDPIARFDNVDCQQLARLPLLFRSSGSSTQRLVDSAFRKAGLSPRPRLVLDTRDAVYEAVVNRMGVGFMWRHGTGRTDAIRRIGVIGIAPPCAESVFRLSGPADILVTAFFAAARAFHRDGRVNAMSGLG; from the coding sequence ATGAAACCCTCACCGGCTGCGCGGCGGGCCTTGCAGGCCGTCGCCCTGAAGGGCTCCTATGCAGCCGCTGCACGCAGTGTCGGCGTTTCGCAGCCTGCGATCACGCAACAGATCCGCGAGCTGGAGCGACAGAGCGGCGCCATCCTGTTCGAGCGCTGTGACGGGCGCCTGATACCGACACCGTTCTGCTCGGAACTGGTCGGCCTGTTCGAGGAAATCGAGCATCTCGAGGCCCGGGCGGAGCAGGTTCTCGCGCGCCGGCGTGCCACCTCGTCGGGCCTGTTGCGCATCGGTCTGGGCAACGCCATGCCCGGCATGGCCCTGATCGGCGCCTTTCAGCGTGGTTATCCCGGCGTGCAGATCGAGGTGATCTCGCACGATTATGCCGGCATCATCGATGCGGTGGTGGAACGGCGGGTCGATATCGGCATCCTGCCCAATCTGCCGCCGGATCAGCGCTTCGAGCGCGAGACCCTGATCGAGCAGGAAGTCGTCGCCATCGCGCATCCGGGCGATCCGATCGCGCGGTTCGACAATGTCGATTGCCAGCAGCTGGCCCGGCTGCCGCTGCTTTTCCGCAGCAGCGGCTCTTCGACGCAAAGGCTCGTCGACAGTGCATTCCGCAAGGCCGGATTGTCACCCAGGCCACGTCTCGTCCTCGATACGCGTGACGCCGTCTATGAGGCAGTCGTCAACCGCATGGGCGTCGGTTTCATGTGGCGCCACGGGACCGGTCGGACCGATGCCATCCGGCGCATCGGCGTGATCGGCATCGCTCCGCCCTGCGCCGAATCGGTGTTTCGACTGAGCGGTCCCGCCGACATTCTCGTCACCGCCTTCTTCGCCGCCGCACGCGCCTTCCATCGCGACGGGCGCGTCAATGCGATGTCCGGGCTTGGGTGA
- a CDS encoding HAD-IIA family hydrolase — protein MKRPHDDFPDTSRIATAKAILCDLDGCLICGDRVLPGIPAFIAQHRDRLWIVSNNSTDTPESLSLRLERLGIAVSAQRIILAGAETLRRLAHVEPAPAIALHAAPVMAAFAEGIGLRLTNANPDTVVLCRDTGMTYASLARALRQLQAGARLVVANPDTCHPSAEGDAVPETGALLAAIHAVLPDHPFESLGKPAPTLFDIALARAGLRASEAVMIGDNDATDGHGARALGIPFILVDPARGAAAIMERAATATERTSC, from the coding sequence ATGAAGCGACCGCACGACGATTTTCCCGACACATCCCGCATCGCCACGGCGAAGGCGATCCTGTGCGATCTCGACGGATGCCTGATCTGTGGGGACCGCGTGCTGCCGGGAATCCCCGCCTTCATCGCGCAGCACCGTGACCGGCTCTGGATCGTGTCGAACAATTCCACCGACACGCCCGAGAGCCTGTCGCTGCGGCTGGAGCGTCTCGGCATCGCGGTATCGGCGCAGCGGATCATCCTCGCCGGCGCCGAGACGCTGCGGCGTCTCGCGCATGTGGAGCCGGCGCCGGCGATCGCCCTGCATGCCGCGCCGGTCATGGCGGCATTCGCGGAAGGGATCGGCCTGCGGCTGACGAACGCGAATCCGGACACGGTCGTGCTCTGTCGTGATACCGGAATGACCTATGCAAGCCTCGCCCGGGCGCTGCGCCAGCTACAGGCTGGCGCGCGGCTCGTCGTCGCCAATCCCGACACCTGTCACCCATCTGCGGAAGGCGACGCCGTTCCCGAGACCGGCGCCCTGCTCGCCGCCATTCATGCCGTGCTGCCCGATCACCCGTTCGAGAGCCTCGGCAAACCGGCACCCACCCTGTTCGACATCGCCCTTGCCCGGGCCGGATTGCGCGCGTCGGAAGCCGTCATGATCGGCGACAACGACGCGACTGACGGGCATGGCGCCCGCGCGCTCGGCATCCCCTTCATCCTCGTTGATCCCGCAAGAGGCGCCGCGGCGATCATGGAGCGGGCGGCGACCGCCACGGAGAGAACCTCATGCTGA
- a CDS encoding ABC transporter permease — translation MLIFLLRALAKMAVTLFVIVTIVFFATRLSGDAIDFIGGDALDAQSRAELIVYYGLREDMVTQYWRFLRGMIEGEFGLSLIERRPVTTIFLERVGPTLQLVGTAILVTLVIAIPAGIYAAIRRRSNGAKAVMTGAFIGYATPNFVMATLLLLVFSYWLRLLPSAGNGSGAHFIMPVTALSLTYIAALIRYTRNATLDVLGQDYLRTARAKGLPERTVITRHAMRNTLITVLSVFGLMVTALVSAGAVVIETVFSWRGIGDLLVTAAIRRDYPVLQFGVLAVASAVIVINILTDIAYALVDPRVRLGARTS, via the coding sequence ATGCTGATCTTTCTCCTGCGTGCCCTCGCCAAGATGGCCGTGACGCTCTTCGTGATCGTCACCATCGTCTTCTTCGCCACCCGTCTGTCCGGCGATGCGATCGATTTCATCGGCGGTGACGCGCTCGACGCCCAGAGCCGGGCCGAGCTGATCGTCTATTATGGCCTGCGCGAGGACATGGTCACCCAGTACTGGCGCTTCCTGCGCGGCATGATCGAGGGCGAATTCGGCCTCTCCCTGATCGAGCGCCGCCCGGTCACCACGATCTTCCTGGAGCGGGTCGGACCGACCCTGCAACTGGTCGGGACGGCCATCCTCGTTACCCTCGTGATCGCCATCCCCGCCGGCATCTATGCCGCGATCCGGCGCCGGTCGAACGGAGCGAAGGCGGTGATGACCGGCGCCTTCATCGGTTACGCCACGCCCAATTTCGTGATGGCGACGCTGCTGCTGCTGGTCTTCTCCTACTGGCTGCGCCTTCTCCCGAGCGCGGGCAACGGCAGCGGGGCGCATTTCATCATGCCGGTCACGGCCCTCTCGCTGACCTATATCGCGGCGCTGATCCGTTACACCCGCAACGCCACCCTTGACGTGCTCGGCCAGGACTACCTGCGCACGGCGCGGGCCAAGGGGCTGCCCGAGCGCACGGTGATCACGCGTCACGCCATGCGCAACACCCTGATCACGGTGCTCTCCGTCTTCGGCCTGATGGTGACGGCCCTGGTCTCTGCGGGTGCCGTGGTGATCGAAACCGTCTTCTCCTGGCGGGGAATCGGCGATCTCCTCGTCACGGCAGCGATCCGGCGCGATTACCCGGTCCTGCAATTCGGTGTCCTCGCCGTGGCGAGCGCCGTCATCGTCATCAACATCCTCACCGATATCGCCTACGCGCTGGTGGATCCGCGCGTGCGGCTGGGAGCGCGGACATCATGA
- a CDS encoding ABC transporter permease, with translation MTTPIALSSRAGSGGPLALWHDAGLLERGAFILGLTLLAAALFAPYIAPVDPNAQSLLARLRPPLGFDRAVSGYWLGTDELGRDILSRSLHALRLTIGLALAGATLGMLLGLTLGLIAGLVGGIVDDLIAGLIDIQIAVPFTLIALLAVALFGGDLIVLVLVLGIAGWETFGRVVRGEVIKLRDQPFMEAARAAGASPWRLAVKHLLPNLVSPLVVMFALSFATIVLLESTLSFLGLGVRPPTATLGSMVGHGRAYMPNAPWLVITPALLILLVTLVVQILGDFLRDRADVRLRDR, from the coding sequence ATGACGACACCGATTGCACTCTCTTCCCGGGCCGGGTCCGGCGGCCCGCTCGCCCTGTGGCACGATGCCGGCCTGCTCGAACGCGGCGCCTTCATCCTGGGGCTCACCCTGCTCGCAGCGGCCTTGTTCGCCCCGTATATCGCGCCGGTCGATCCGAATGCGCAGAGCCTGCTGGCGCGCCTGCGCCCGCCCCTGGGTTTCGACCGTGCCGTTTCCGGCTACTGGCTGGGCACGGATGAGCTGGGTCGCGACATCCTCTCGCGTTCACTGCATGCCCTGCGCCTGACCATCGGCCTCGCCCTTGCCGGCGCGACGCTCGGCATGCTGCTCGGCCTCACGCTCGGCCTGATCGCCGGTCTCGTCGGCGGCATCGTGGATGACCTGATCGCGGGATTGATCGACATCCAGATCGCGGTGCCCTTCACCCTGATCGCGCTGCTCGCGGTCGCGCTGTTCGGGGGTGATCTGATCGTGCTGGTGCTGGTGCTCGGCATTGCCGGCTGGGAGACCTTCGGGCGCGTGGTGCGCGGCGAGGTGATCAAGCTGCGCGACCAGCCCTTCATGGAAGCGGCCCGCGCGGCCGGCGCCTCTCCCTGGCGGCTGGCGGTCAAGCATCTCCTGCCCAACCTGGTTTCCCCGCTCGTGGTGATGTTCGCGCTGAGCTTCGCCACCATCGTTCTTCTGGAGAGCACCCTGTCGTTTCTCGGTCTCGGCGTGCGACCGCCGACAGCGACACTCGGCTCCATGGTCGGCCATGGCCGCGCCTACATGCCGAATGCGCCTTGGCTGGTGATCACGCCGGCTCTCCTGATCCTCCTCGTCACCCTGGTCGTGCAGATCCTCGGCGATTTCCTGCGGGATCGCGCCGATGTCCGCCTGCGCGACCGGTAG
- a CDS encoding ABC transporter substrate-binding protein, protein MKRFFTGTALALSLAALSGLSPALAQELRVGAQNVSNYLDPGEDHSNVGSQFYYNAFDTLIARDHAGDGGFVPGLATEWEQISPQVIEFTIREDVVFHDGTPMTAHDVVFSLNRMFSPTYPPYMVRKRDRLGNFTRAELRPDGKVRVYTAQPEPLFETLLSMQQTMIVPQAYLMGLAGHPQADEIAAYEAFGLAPVGTGPYRIAEFIPGERIVYERHAEFWGEPAPYERVIVTRIPETVSRVTALRSGEVDIITNIAPDQIELIESDPAFKTEGSVTPLFHVMIMNANHPEIADPRIRQALSLAIDRDLLNEALWLGMAEVPSSHTMEEFGDLYMPELETFRHDPEEARRLLEEAGYDGAEITYDIHSPSYYTNDLLAAQAIMEMWDAVGINGVINPRESWTGCSSEMMTRTWSNPMYFADPFGSFGVMWAPGGPSESCERFNTDAAYAETWERFRFSEDTATRREAYAELMDRIAADPPVLPLYRPFEAWGMRAEIDWAPAATHIPYVLDFRAGRISENES, encoded by the coding sequence ATGAAACGCTTTTTTACAGGGACGGCCCTCGCGCTCAGCCTCGCCGCTCTCTCAGGCCTCTCGCCGGCACTCGCCCAGGAGCTGCGCGTCGGCGCGCAGAACGTCTCGAACTATCTCGATCCCGGCGAGGATCACTCGAATGTCGGCTCGCAATTCTACTACAACGCCTTCGACACGCTGATCGCGCGTGATCATGCCGGCGACGGCGGCTTCGTGCCCGGGCTTGCGACCGAATGGGAGCAGATCTCGCCGCAGGTGATCGAATTCACCATCCGTGAGGACGTCGTCTTTCATGACGGCACGCCGATGACGGCGCATGACGTCGTCTTCTCCCTCAACCGCATGTTTTCCCCGACTTACCCGCCCTACATGGTGCGCAAGCGCGACCGTCTGGGCAATTTCACCCGTGCCGAGCTGCGCCCGGACGGCAAGGTGCGCGTCTATACCGCCCAGCCCGAGCCGCTCTTCGAGACCCTGCTCTCGATGCAGCAGACCATGATCGTGCCCCAGGCCTATCTGATGGGCCTCGCCGGACATCCGCAAGCCGACGAGATCGCGGCCTACGAGGCTTTCGGCCTCGCCCCTGTCGGCACGGGCCCCTACCGCATCGCCGAGTTCATTCCCGGCGAGCGCATCGTCTATGAGCGCCACGCGGAATTCTGGGGCGAGCCGGCCCCCTATGAGCGCGTCATCGTCACCCGCATCCCCGAGACCGTGAGCCGCGTCACGGCCCTGCGCTCGGGCGAGGTCGACATCATCACCAATATCGCCCCCGACCAGATCGAACTGATCGAGAGTGATCCGGCCTTCAAGACTGAAGGATCGGTGACGCCCTTGTTCCATGTCATGATCATGAACGCGAACCATCCCGAAATCGCCGATCCGCGCATCCGCCAGGCACTCAGCCTCGCCATTGATCGCGATCTTCTCAACGAAGCGCTCTGGCTCGGCATGGCCGAGGTGCCGTCGTCCCACACGATGGAGGAATTCGGCGATCTCTACATGCCCGAGCTCGAAACCTTCCGCCACGATCCCGAGGAAGCGCGTCGCCTTCTCGAAGAAGCCGGCTATGACGGTGCCGAGATCACCTACGACATCCATTCGCCCTCTTATTACACCAATGATCTGCTTGCCGCCCAGGCGATCATGGAAATGTGGGACGCTGTGGGCATCAACGGCGTGATCAACCCGCGCGAGAGCTGGACCGGCTGCTCGTCCGAGATGATGACCCGCACCTGGTCGAACCCGATGTATTTCGCCGATCCCTTCGGCTCCTTCGGCGTCATGTGGGCGCCGGGCGGACCCTCGGAGAGCTGCGAGCGGTTCAATACGGATGCGGCCTATGCCGAGACCTGGGAGCGATTCCGCTTCTCGGAAGATACCGCCACCCGCCGCGAGGCCTATGCGGAACTGATGGACCGCATCGCCGCCGATCCGCCCGTGCTGCCGCTCTACCGCCCGTTCGAGGCCTGGGGCATGCGCGCCGAGATCGACTGGGCTCCCGCTGCCACGCATATCCCTTACGTGCTCGATTTCCGCGCCGGGCGCATCAGCGAGAACGAGTCCTGA
- a CDS encoding metallophosphoesterase family protein produces MTLRLAVITDIHHGPPTQTKRGDAALALTADFVRFANEQGVDAVLELGDRISDVDPATDHASMAEVARLLDGLAMPRHHLDGNHDLIHLDRADNARILGREAGHRIVPLGAWDLVLWQADPATRNDGIRSLELKDDDFTWLADVAKQATRPLLIASHTPVSPHPMTGNFYFENIPQCGAFPQAAAMRRALGEARVPVAAISGHVHWNTLAADNGITYLTQQSLTESFTTSGEPAGAWGVITLGDDIRWQVFGRDPFEARFAPAATRWKPVMQWPRETHAAAGERVAS; encoded by the coding sequence ATGACCCTTCGCCTCGCCGTCATCACCGATATCCATCACGGCCCGCCGACACAGACCAAGCGCGGCGATGCCGCCCTCGCGCTGACGGCGGATTTCGTGCGTTTCGCCAACGAACAGGGCGTCGATGCCGTGCTCGAGCTGGGCGACCGGATTTCCGACGTCGATCCGGCCACCGATCATGCCAGTATGGCAGAGGTCGCGCGGCTGCTCGACGGCCTCGCCATGCCGCGCCACCATCTCGACGGCAATCACGACCTGATCCATCTCGACCGCGCCGACAACGCCCGGATCCTGGGGCGTGAGGCCGGGCATCGCATCGTTCCGCTCGGCGCCTGGGATCTCGTGCTCTGGCAGGCCGATCCGGCGACGCGCAATGACGGGATCCGCAGTCTGGAACTCAAGGACGATGACTTCACCTGGCTCGCCGATGTCGCGAAACAGGCGACCCGTCCGCTCCTGATCGCGAGCCATACGCCGGTCTCGCCACATCCGATGACCGGCAACTTCTATTTCGAGAACATACCGCAATGCGGGGCCTTCCCGCAGGCAGCCGCGATGCGCCGCGCTCTGGGCGAGGCGCGCGTGCCCGTCGCCGCGATCTCCGGCCATGTCCACTGGAATACACTCGCTGCGGATAACGGCATCACCTATCTCACCCAGCAATCCCTCACCGAGAGCTTCACCACATCCGGCGAACCGGCAGGCGCCTGGGGAGTGATCACGCTGGGCGACGATATCCGCTGGCAGGTCTTCGGGCGCGATCCGTTCGAGGCGCGCTTTGCCCCGGCCGCAACGCGCTGGAAGCCCGTGATGCAATGGCCGCGTGAAACCCATGCCGCCGCAGGCGAGAGGGTCGCATCATGA